Proteins encoded by one window of Polaribacter haliotis:
- a CDS encoding helix-turn-helix domain-containing protein encodes MSTNPELELALNFIEKTDRNLFITGKAGTGKTTFLHQIKNESLKRLVIVAPTGVAAINAKGVTIHSFFQMPFGPILPNQPPNNQQRRFSKTKIDIIKSLDLVIIDEISMVRADLLDGIDQVMRRYKNRNKVFGGAQILMIGDLQQLAPVVRPNEWSLLQQHYNTVYFFSSKAFLEADVVSIELKHIYRQKNEDFITILNEIRNDNLSEKSAKILNERYNPTFSPSKEEGYITLTTHNNRANLINNSELNKITNKSRFFEAEISGKFSENSYPNAAKLELKVGAQVMFIKNDSSQEKRYFNGKIGIITDISKTSVTVQCGNESDEIVTEKETWSNINYSINEDTKEIKEDLVGAFSQIPLRLAWAITIHKSQGLTFEKAIIDAEASFAHGQTYVALSRCTSLEGLVLKTPITSNAIINDKTVSVFNLSVEENHPDESILNESEIEFQLNLISELFDYQPFLYPITRLIDIFYKNQTSIKGDVIDHLQTIKDDGIVALMKVSNGFKNQLKVLSEDNILPENSSTIHERFTKAVAYFLNHTQNNIAKPLDAINFSTDNKAVKTDFSKQFDSLQEKLEEKLFALQKMTTGFKVQAYLEVRAKAVLQKMEPKKKKKVASKRDPILALKLRELRDEIRVAENIPAYQIFTQEALYAMCDDLPRTSQELLKVKGMGKTRVAKYGEEILEIINNYCTENGINKFNEQKKEDKKPTKQISFELFKSGLSIKEIAKERSLTVGTIENHLANYISSGDIDVLELIDLKRYKKIRNQIEEAGEVKGLTTLKEKVDADITYMELKMVLMSMEA; translated from the coding sequence ATGTCAACAAATCCTGAATTAGAACTAGCCTTAAATTTCATTGAAAAAACGGATAGAAATCTGTTTATTACTGGAAAAGCAGGTACAGGAAAAACTACGTTTTTACATCAAATTAAAAACGAATCTTTAAAAAGATTGGTAATTGTTGCGCCAACAGGAGTTGCTGCAATTAATGCAAAAGGAGTTACCATTCATTCTTTTTTTCAAATGCCTTTTGGCCCTATTTTACCAAATCAGCCGCCAAATAACCAACAACGTCGTTTTTCGAAAACAAAAATTGATATTATAAAATCGTTAGATTTAGTAATTATTGACGAGATTTCTATGGTTCGTGCAGATTTGTTAGATGGAATAGATCAAGTTATGCGTCGTTATAAAAACAGAAATAAAGTTTTTGGTGGCGCACAAATTTTAATGATTGGCGATTTGCAACAATTAGCACCAGTTGTAAGACCAAATGAATGGAGTTTGTTACAACAGCATTACAATACTGTTTACTTTTTTAGTTCAAAAGCCTTTCTAGAAGCAGATGTAGTTTCAATTGAATTGAAACATATTTATCGTCAGAAAAACGAAGATTTTATTACCATTTTAAATGAAATTAGAAATGATAATTTATCAGAAAAATCTGCTAAAATTTTAAACGAACGTTACAATCCAACTTTCTCGCCAAGTAAAGAAGAAGGTTATATTACACTAACAACACATAATAATAGAGCGAATTTAATCAACAATTCCGAACTCAATAAAATTACCAATAAAAGTCGTTTTTTTGAAGCTGAAATTTCAGGTAAATTTAGTGAAAACTCGTATCCAAATGCAGCCAAATTAGAATTAAAAGTAGGTGCACAAGTAATGTTTATTAAAAATGACTCTTCTCAAGAAAAAAGATATTTCAACGGAAAAATAGGAATTATTACAGACATTTCTAAAACTTCTGTAACTGTACAATGTGGAAATGAATCTGATGAAATTGTAACAGAAAAAGAAACCTGGTCTAATATTAATTATTCGATTAATGAAGATACAAAAGAGATAAAAGAAGATTTAGTAGGTGCTTTTTCACAAATTCCATTACGTTTGGCCTGGGCAATTACCATTCATAAAAGTCAAGGTTTAACGTTCGAAAAAGCAATTATAGACGCAGAAGCTTCATTTGCACATGGGCAAACATATGTTGCGTTAAGTAGGTGTACTTCTTTGGAAGGCTTGGTTTTAAAAACACCAATTACAAGCAACGCAATTATTAACGATAAAACTGTAAGTGTTTTCAATTTAAGTGTAGAAGAAAATCACCCTGATGAAAGTATTTTAAACGAATCTGAAATAGAATTCCAACTGAATTTAATTTCGGAGTTGTTCGATTATCAACCTTTTTTATATCCAATTACAAGGTTAATTGATATTTTCTACAAAAACCAAACAAGTATAAAAGGCGATGTAATAGATCATTTACAAACCATAAAAGACGATGGAATTGTTGCTCTAATGAAAGTTTCCAACGGATTTAAAAATCAATTAAAAGTACTTTCAGAAGACAATATTTTGCCAGAGAATAGTTCTACAATTCATGAGCGATTTACAAAAGCAGTTGCTTATTTTTTAAATCACACACAAAATAATATTGCAAAACCTTTAGATGCAATTAATTTTTCTACAGACAATAAAGCTGTAAAAACAGATTTTTCTAAACAGTTCGATTCACTTCAAGAAAAGTTAGAAGAAAAGTTATTCGCATTGCAAAAAATGACGACTGGTTTTAAAGTACAAGCATATTTAGAAGTTAGAGCAAAAGCAGTTTTGCAAAAAATGGAACCTAAAAAGAAGAAAAAAGTAGCTTCCAAACGAGACCCAATTCTAGCGTTAAAATTAAGAGAATTACGAGACGAAATTAGAGTTGCAGAAAATATTCCTGCATATCAAATATTTACCCAAGAAGCTTTGTATGCCATGTGCGATGATTTACCAAGAACTTCACAAGAGCTTTTAAAAGTAAAAGGAATGGGTAAAACTAGGGTTGCGAAATATGGAGAGGAAATTCTAGAAATTATTAATAATTACTGTACAGAAAACGGAATTAATAAATTTAACGAACAGAAAAAAGAAGATAAAAAACCAACAAAACAAATTTCTTTTGAGTTGTTTAAATCGGGTTTATCTATCAAAGAAATTGCCAAAGAACGCAGTTTAACAGTAGGAACAATCGAAAATCATTTGGCGAATTATATTTCTTCTGGCGACATAGATGTGTTAGAATTAATCGATTTAAAACGCTACAAAAAAATCCGAAATCAAATCGAAGAAGCAGGTGAAGTAAAGGGTTTAACTACGCTTAAAGAAAAAGTAGATGCAGATATTACGTATATGGAATTAAAAATGGTTTTAATGTCTATGGAAGCTTAG
- a CDS encoding bile acid:sodium symporter family protein, whose translation MTVAEIIGKIFLPLSLAIIMLGMGMTLIPLDFSRIIKYPKAALIGLVNQLFFLPIIGFSLAIVFNLNPTMAVGLMVLATCPGGPTSNLIVQICKGNIALSVTLTAIASIISILTIPFILSYALEYFGSDTDVTIKLPILNTILQIMIITVIPISIGMVIRKYKTSFAKRMEKPMRLASTIIFILVFIAVIAANYKMIGTGMKEVGLVTLILNILTMGVGFLTAKLFKLNFKSAISITVESGIQNGTLAFVIATTILNNVEMGIPIGAYSIWMFITGGILMWQLGKRKDLDSK comes from the coding sequence ATGACAGTAGCAGAAATTATAGGAAAAATATTTTTACCATTATCACTCGCAATTATTATGCTAGGAATGGGAATGACGTTAATTCCATTAGATTTTTCAAGAATTATAAAATACCCAAAAGCCGCTCTAATTGGGTTAGTTAATCAATTATTTTTTTTACCAATTATTGGATTCTCGTTAGCAATCGTTTTTAATTTAAATCCAACAATGGCAGTCGGTTTAATGGTCTTAGCAACTTGTCCTGGAGGTCCAACTAGTAATTTAATAGTGCAAATTTGTAAGGGAAATATTGCTTTGTCGGTAACATTAACAGCAATTGCAAGTATTATTAGTATACTAACAATTCCATTTATTTTGTCTTATGCTTTAGAATATTTTGGCTCTGATACAGATGTAACAATTAAACTACCAATTTTAAATACAATATTACAAATAATGATTATTACAGTAATTCCAATTTCTATAGGAATGGTTATCCGTAAATACAAAACTAGTTTTGCAAAACGAATGGAAAAACCAATGAGATTAGCATCAACCATTATTTTTATTTTAGTATTTATAGCAGTAATAGCAGCAAATTATAAAATGATTGGAACTGGAATGAAAGAAGTTGGCTTGGTTACTTTAATATTAAATATTTTAACAATGGGAGTTGGATTTTTAACCGCGAAACTTTTTAAATTAAACTTTAAAAGTGCAATTTCAATTACAGTAGAAAGTGGTATCCAAAATGGAACATTAGCCTTTGTAATTGCAACAACCATTTTAAATAATGTTGAAATGGGAATTCCAATTGGCGCTTATTCTATTTGGATGTTTATTACAGGCGGCATTTTAATGTGGCAACTAGGAAAAAGAAAAGATTTAGATTCTAAATAA
- a CDS encoding DUF2200 domain-containing protein: protein MKVTAEKNEKVANMIFATIYPLYLNRLEKNGRTKEEFHQVLEWFTGFNEEKLQSLINEKVTYKTFFEEATLHPNAYMIKGVVCGYRIEEIEEEFILYKQCRQMEKLIDELAKGRKMEKILRSL from the coding sequence ATGAAAGTAACAGCAGAAAAAAATGAAAAAGTTGCAAATATGATTTTTGCAACTATTTACCCACTTTACTTGAATAGATTGGAGAAAAACGGTAGAACCAAAGAAGAATTTCATCAAGTATTAGAATGGTTTACAGGTTTTAATGAAGAGAAACTACAATCACTTATCAATGAAAAAGTAACCTATAAAACTTTTTTTGAAGAAGCTACTTTACATCCTAATGCATACATGATAAAAGGTGTTGTTTGTGGTTACCGAATTGAAGAAATTGAGGAGGAGTTTATACTGTACAAACAATGCAGACAAATGGAAAAGCTAATTGATGAATTAGCGAAAGGTAGAAAAATGGAAAAGATTTTACGTTCCTTATAA
- a CDS encoding PhzF family phenazine biosynthesis protein, giving the protein MKEYNFKKIDAFATEKSDGNPAGYILLDKLDDISESEMLQIAKELKGFVNEVGYVAKVGEREFDLRYYSSEREVDFCGHATIAILYDLIKSDNSLANIPTLTINTNKGILSVENRFKESDSVFIMSPKPQTKDTIINVGELANKLGIDKLKINTDLPISVINAGLSTLIVPITDLESILTIKANLDQLKEYCFSMEIDIIEVFTSNVREKINDYRTRVFAPTFGYIEDPATGSGNSAFGYYLINNNLWSTETLTIEQNGLIDNFNIVKLQKQIDENNNQRVCFGGGAITRIEGKYIINYMR; this is encoded by the coding sequence ATGAAAGAATATAATTTTAAGAAAATAGACGCATTTGCAACCGAAAAATCAGATGGAAACCCAGCTGGCTACATTTTGTTGGATAAATTGGATGATATTTCAGAAAGCGAAATGTTACAGATAGCAAAAGAATTGAAGGGATTTGTAAACGAAGTTGGATATGTGGCTAAAGTAGGAGAACGCGAATTTGATTTAAGATATTATTCATCGGAACGAGAAGTTGACTTTTGTGGTCATGCTACAATAGCTATTTTGTACGACTTAATTAAATCAGATAATAGTTTAGCAAATATTCCAACCTTGACTATAAACACGAACAAGGGAATTTTAAGTGTTGAAAACAGATTTAAAGAATCTGATTCAGTTTTTATTATGTCACCTAAGCCTCAGACAAAAGATACTATCATAAATGTTGGAGAATTAGCAAATAAATTGGGAATTGATAAATTAAAAATAAATACTGATTTACCAATTTCTGTTATAAATGCTGGGTTATCAACCTTGATTGTTCCAATAACAGACTTAGAATCAATTTTGACGATTAAAGCCAACCTCGATCAATTGAAAGAATATTGTTTTAGTATGGAAATAGATATCATTGAAGTTTTTACATCAAATGTGAGAGAAAAAATAAATGATTATAGAACAAGAGTTTTTGCGCCCACTTTTGGATACATTGAAGATCCAGCAACAGGCTCTGGAAATTCAGCATTTGGTTATTATTTGATAAATAATAATTTATGGTCAACAGAAACCTTAACTATAGAGCAAAATGGATTAATAGATAACTTTAATATTGTAAAACTTCAAAAACAGATAGATGAAAATAATAATCAACGTGTCTGTTTCGGAGGAGGAGCTATAACAAGAATAGAAGGAAAATATATAATTAATTACATGCGCTAA
- a CDS encoding alpha/beta fold hydrolase: MKEVINSDVNFIEIRGIQVAHRIIGEGSPLILFNRFRGTINDWDPAFISSLAKKNKVVVFDNFGVGATNGKSEDSIEGMASIAFDFINQLGFEKVNILGWSMGGLVAQVFLLNYPNLVNKAILVGTGPGGSEQTEYPTERFLAVATKVYDMKPEDHQTVFFTENQKGIENAIASLSRIEKYKTKVQPTQPPTWAAQGIATKNFFSSDKNYFTKIKEITHPVLVAGSKEDIAFSDKNSFLLYKQIPNSQLLIYSNAAHAFHHQLPNIFGQAVEDFLYKK; this comes from the coding sequence ATGAAGGAAGTAATTAATAGTGATGTTAATTTTATAGAGATTCGCGGCATTCAAGTTGCCCACCGAATTATTGGGGAAGGAAGCCCTTTAATTCTTTTCAATCGCTTCAGAGGAACTATCAATGATTGGGACCCAGCTTTTATCTCTTCTTTAGCTAAGAAAAATAAAGTTGTTGTCTTTGATAATTTTGGAGTTGGAGCTACTAATGGTAAAAGTGAAGATTCGATAGAAGGAATGGCTTCTATTGCTTTCGATTTTATCAATCAATTAGGCTTCGAAAAAGTCAATATCTTGGGTTGGAGTATGGGCGGACTTGTTGCGCAGGTTTTTCTTTTGAATTATCCTAACTTGGTTAACAAAGCAATATTAGTTGGTACAGGGCCTGGAGGTAGCGAACAGACGGAATATCCAACAGAACGTTTTTTGGCTGTTGCTACAAAGGTCTATGATATGAAACCTGAAGATCATCAGACTGTATTTTTTACGGAGAATCAAAAAGGTATTGAAAACGCTATAGCCTCACTTTCTCGCATAGAAAAATATAAGACCAAAGTGCAACCTACACAACCCCCAACTTGGGCAGCACAGGGAATAGCTACAAAAAATTTCTTTTCAAGTGATAAAAATTATTTTACAAAAATTAAAGAAATTACTCACCCTGTTTTGGTAGCTGGTTCAAAAGAAGATATTGCATTTTCTGACAAGAATTCTTTTCTCTTATACAAACAAATCCCTAATAGTCAACTACTAATATATTCTAATGCTGCCCATGCATTTCATCATCAATTGCCAAATATATTCGGTCAGGCAGTTGAGGATTTTTTATACAAAAAGTAG
- a CDS encoding alpha/beta fold hydrolase, whose amino-acid sequence MEERILAKSERLFVKYLDFTLIGYSWGKKGNPIALLIHGWEGQAGNFGALVSILLEKHYHVVAYDGPSHGNNRRKSTNMFEYADFISTRIKTHQPKLIISHSFGTVSTQLGLLKNPDFKLNQWIIITTPFSFKEFIFSINRKLGMSQKTLQKLSELIEKDANIPLEEINMETLCPKMNPIDSVVIVHSEDDKVLSFHDAERTSKCIDNSELIKLKNIGHYKILWSVELRNIINKKVNN is encoded by the coding sequence ATGGAAGAACGAATTCTTGCCAAATCAGAAAGACTATTTGTTAAATATCTTGATTTTACACTTATAGGATATTCATGGGGAAAGAAAGGCAATCCAATCGCATTACTAATACATGGTTGGGAAGGTCAAGCAGGGAATTTTGGAGCATTGGTTTCCATTTTATTGGAGAAGCACTATCATGTAGTTGCTTATGATGGCCCTTCCCATGGAAATAATAGAAGGAAGTCTACCAATATGTTTGAATATGCAGATTTCATTTCTACAAGAATAAAAACACATCAACCAAAACTAATTATTAGCCACTCTTTTGGGACAGTTTCTACACAACTTGGTTTATTAAAAAATCCAGATTTTAAATTAAATCAATGGATAATTATAACTACCCCCTTTAGTTTTAAGGAATTTATTTTTTCTATCAATAGAAAGTTGGGAATGTCTCAAAAAACACTTCAAAAATTATCTGAACTAATAGAAAAAGATGCCAATATCCCATTGGAAGAAATCAATATGGAGACACTTTGTCCGAAAATGAATCCAATAGATTCGGTTGTTATTGTGCATTCTGAAGATGACAAAGTTTTATCTTTTCATGATGCAGAACGAACATCAAAGTGCATAGATAATAGCGAGCTTATTAAACTAAAAAATATTGGACACTATAAAATCTTGTGGTCTGTTGAATTGAGAAATATTATAAATAAAAAAGTAAATAATTAA